Proteins encoded within one genomic window of Polaribacter sp. NJDZ03:
- the thiH gene encoding 2-iminoacetate synthase ThiH: MDNTFINIFNTYNWDFSLKSIFDKTTVEVQQALAKDKLDLEDFKALISPSAKPFLEEMAYKSQLLTKKRFGNTMQMYVPMYLSNECQNICTYCGFSMTNKIPRRTLTDAEILKEVAFLKEKGYDHILLVTGEANKTVGVEYIRNAIQLIRSQFSNITIEVQPLDQDEYELLVENGLYAVLVYQETYHRDEYKKHHPKGKKSNFDYRLDTPDRLGKAGVHKIGLGALFGLEDWRADSFFTALHLKYLQKTYWKTKYSISFPRLRPHSGGLEPKVEMTDSDLVQLICAFRLFDEDIELSMSTRESEVFRNHIVNLGITSISAESKTNPGGYTVEPQSLEQFEISDERSTAEVVQMLKNQDLEVVWKDWEHFN, encoded by the coding sequence ATGGATAACACGTTTATAAATATATTTAATACCTATAATTGGGATTTTAGCCTAAAAAGTATTTTCGACAAAACAACTGTTGAGGTACAACAAGCGTTGGCAAAAGATAAGCTAGATTTAGAAGATTTTAAAGCCTTAATTTCTCCTTCTGCAAAACCGTTTTTAGAAGAAATGGCGTATAAGAGTCAATTATTGACCAAAAAACGTTTCGGAAATACCATGCAAATGTATGTGCCAATGTATTTGAGTAACGAATGTCAGAATATTTGTACGTATTGTGGTTTTAGTATGACGAATAAAATTCCGAGACGGACGCTAACAGATGCAGAAATTTTAAAGGAAGTCGCTTTTTTAAAAGAGAAAGGCTACGATCATATTTTGTTGGTAACCGGAGAAGCAAATAAAACGGTTGGAGTAGAATATATAAGGAACGCGATTCAATTAATCCGTTCTCAGTTTTCTAATATTACTATAGAAGTACAGCCTTTAGACCAAGATGAATATGAATTATTGGTAGAAAATGGCTTGTATGCAGTTTTAGTGTATCAAGAAACATATCATAGAGATGAGTATAAAAAACATCATCCGAAGGGAAAAAAATCTAATTTCGATTATCGATTAGATACACCAGACCGATTAGGGAAAGCAGGAGTTCATAAAATTGGTTTGGGGGCTTTATTCGGCTTAGAAGATTGGCGTGCCGATAGTTTTTTTACCGCTTTACATTTAAAATATTTACAGAAAACGTATTGGAAAACAAAATACTCGATTTCTTTTCCAAGATTGCGTCCGCATTCTGGTGGTTTAGAGCCAAAAGTAGAGATGACAGATTCGGATTTAGTACAGCTTATATGTGCGTTTCGTTTGTTTGATGAAGATATAGAATTATCAATGTCTACCAGAGAAAGTGAAGTTTTTAGAAATCACATTGTCAATTTAGGAATTACGTCTATTAGTGCCGAATCGAAGACAAATCCTGGAGGTTATACCGTAGAGCCACAATCTTTAGAACAATTTGAAATCTCTGATGAAAGAAGTACTGCTGAGGTGGTACAAATGCTAAAAAATCAAGATTTAGAAGTGGTTTGGAAAGATTGGGAACATTTTAATTAA
- the moeB gene encoding molybdopterin-synthase adenylyltransferase MoeB, with amino-acid sequence MMLTSEEKKQYNRHLILDKIGEEGQLKLKKAKVLVIGAGGLGCPVLQYLTAAGVGTIGIIDDDVVDQSNLQRQILYTIDDIGLSKSKIAAKRLSRLNPFVNFDVYNEKLTQENALLLFNNYDIIVDGSDNFSTRYLVNDAAVITKKPLVYGSIFKFEGQVSVFNYLGSGTYRCLYPTPPKPDESPNCSEIGVLGVLPGIIGSLQANETIKIICGIGVVLANKLLMYDSLQMNQIVLTYEKDTTLEITVLETDYDFFCGIISKEEITLEELNKNKEKYNLLDVRQNNEREAYHIGGQHIPLGELLERIDEVNQNKDLVVYCKSGMRSSTAIITLLSNNFKSRVLNLKGGCF; translated from the coding sequence ATCATGCTAACATCAGAAGAAAAAAAACAATACAATCGTCATTTAATTCTAGATAAAATAGGAGAAGAAGGTCAGTTGAAACTTAAAAAGGCCAAAGTTTTGGTTATTGGAGCTGGCGGATTAGGTTGCCCTGTTTTACAGTATTTAACAGCAGCAGGAGTTGGAACGATTGGTATTATTGATGACGATGTGGTAGATCAAAGTAATTTACAACGTCAGATTTTATATACGATAGATGATATTGGTCTGTCTAAATCTAAAATTGCAGCAAAACGATTGTCAAGATTGAATCCGTTTGTGAATTTTGATGTTTATAATGAAAAATTAACCCAAGAAAATGCCCTTTTATTATTCAATAATTATGATATTATTGTAGATGGAAGCGATAATTTTTCTACTCGTTATTTAGTAAATGATGCGGCTGTAATTACAAAGAAACCTTTAGTTTATGGATCTATATTTAAATTCGAAGGTCAGGTTAGTGTTTTTAATTATCTAGGAAGCGGTACGTATAGATGTTTGTATCCAACGCCACCAAAACCAGATGAATCTCCAAATTGTTCAGAAATTGGTGTTTTAGGTGTGCTACCCGGAATTATAGGAAGTTTACAAGCCAATGAGACGATCAAAATTATTTGTGGAATAGGAGTGGTGCTTGCCAATAAATTATTGATGTATGATTCTTTACAAATGAATCAAATAGTCTTAACATATGAAAAAGACACTACTTTAGAAATTACTGTTTTAGAAACCGATTATGATTTTTTCTGCGGTATTATATCCAAAGAAGAAATTACTTTAGAAGAACTTAATAAAAATAAAGAAAAATATAATTTATTAGATGTTCGTCAAAATAATGAAAGAGAAGCGTACCATATTGGTGGACAACACATCCCTTTGGGCGAATTATTAGAACGTATTGATGAGGTGAATCAAAATAAAGATTTGGTTGTTTATTGTAAGTCTGGTATGCGAAGTAGTACAGCAATTATTACATTGTTAAGCAACAATTTTAAATCTAGAGTTTTAAATTTAAAAGGTGGTTGTTTTTAA
- the typA gene encoding translational GTPase TypA produces the protein MQPIRNIAIIAHVDHGKTTLVDKIIDQAKILDDRKERTDLLLDNNDLERERGITILSKNVSVQYKDTKINVIDTPGHADFGGEVERVLKMADGVLLLVDAFEGPMPQTRFVLGKALALGLTPIVVVNKVDKENCTPDIVHEKVFDLMFALEATEEQLDFTTIYGSAKNNWMSTDWQNQTTDIVPLLDAVLESIPATKYNEGTPQMQITSLDFSKFTGRIAIGRVFRGDLEVGKEYSLCKADGTTKKVKIKELHVFEGMGKVQVEKVPCGDICAITGIDGFEIGDTIADLEEPEALPRTEIDQPTMSMLFTINNSPFFGKEGKFVTSRHIRDRLFKELEKNLALKVETTDSEDKFNVFGRGVLHLSVLIETMRREGYELQVGRPQVIIKMIDGKKHEPMETLSIDVPEEMASKAINLVSLRKGDMLIMEPKGDLQHLEFSIPSRGLIGLRNKILTATGGTAIINHRFSEYGPYKGDFTEEVKGAIVSSAAGKATAYALNRLQDRGVFFIDVNQEIYVGQVIGENSKSDEMAVNLIKGKQLTNMRKSGTDEAMKIAPKVDFSLEENMEYIKADEYLEVTPESLRMRKIVFKG, from the coding sequence ATGCAGCCAATTAGAAATATTGCTATTATAGCCCATGTCGATCACGGAAAGACAACGTTAGTAGATAAAATTATAGATCAAGCTAAAATCTTAGACGATCGTAAAGAACGTACAGATTTATTGTTAGATAATAACGATTTAGAGCGTGAAAGAGGAATTACGATTCTTTCTAAAAACGTATCTGTTCAATATAAAGACACAAAAATTAACGTAATTGATACTCCTGGTCACGCCGATTTTGGTGGAGAAGTAGAGCGTGTATTAAAAATGGCTGATGGTGTTTTATTATTAGTTGATGCATTTGAAGGTCCTATGCCACAAACTCGTTTTGTATTAGGAAAAGCCTTAGCATTAGGATTAACTCCTATTGTTGTTGTAAATAAAGTTGATAAAGAAAACTGTACTCCTGACATCGTTCATGAAAAAGTTTTTGATTTAATGTTTGCTTTAGAAGCTACAGAAGAGCAATTAGACTTTACTACAATTTATGGTTCTGCAAAGAACAACTGGATGTCTACAGATTGGCAAAACCAAACTACTGATATCGTTCCTTTATTAGATGCTGTTTTAGAATCTATACCAGCAACTAAATATAACGAAGGTACGCCACAAATGCAAATTACTTCTTTAGATTTTTCTAAATTTACAGGAAGAATTGCTATTGGACGTGTTTTTAGAGGAGACTTAGAAGTAGGTAAAGAATACAGTTTATGTAAAGCTGATGGTACTACTAAAAAAGTAAAAATTAAAGAATTACACGTATTCGAAGGAATGGGTAAAGTTCAAGTAGAAAAAGTACCTTGTGGAGATATCTGTGCAATTACTGGTATTGACGGATTTGAAATTGGTGATACAATTGCAGATTTAGAAGAGCCAGAAGCATTACCAAGAACAGAAATTGACCAACCTACAATGAGTATGTTGTTTACAATTAACAACTCTCCTTTCTTTGGTAAAGAAGGTAAATTTGTAACATCTCGTCACATTAGAGATCGTCTGTTTAAAGAATTAGAAAAAAACTTAGCATTAAAAGTTGAAACTACTGATAGTGAAGATAAATTTAACGTTTTTGGACGTGGAGTTTTACACTTATCTGTTTTAATTGAAACAATGCGTAGAGAAGGATATGAATTACAAGTGGGAAGACCACAAGTAATTATTAAAATGATTGATGGTAAGAAACATGAGCCAATGGAAACATTGTCTATTGATGTACCAGAAGAAATGGCTTCTAAAGCAATTAACTTAGTATCTCTTAGAAAAGGAGATATGTTAATTATGGAACCAAAAGGAGATTTACAACACTTAGAATTTTCTATTCCTTCTAGAGGATTAATTGGTTTGAGAAACAAAATTTTAACTGCAACTGGTGGTACAGCAATTATTAACCACAGATTTAGTGAATATGGTCCTTATAAAGGAGACTTTACTGAAGAAGTAAAAGGAGCAATTGTTTCTTCTGCTGCTGGTAAAGCAACTGCATATGCATTAAACCGTTTACAAGATAGAGGAGTTTTCTTTATCGATGTAAACCAAGAAATTTATGTTGGTCAAGTAATTGGAGAGAACAGTAAGTCTGATGAAATGGCTGTTAACTTAATTAAAGGAAAGCAATTAACAAACATGCGTAAATCTGGTACAGATGAAGCTATGAAAATTGCACCTAAAGTAGATTTTTCTTTAGAGGAAAACATGGAATACATTAAAGCAGATGAGTACTTAGAAGTAACTCCAGAAAGCTTACGTATGCGTAAAATTGTTTTTAAAGGATAA
- a CDS encoding zinc-dependent peptidase, which produces MLYIIAIAILLFVLYVSLKTKKKTTIKSLDKVVVPEHWHPLLIDNVLFYKKLNVDEQQLFRYKMVAFLNETNIEAVHFNLEELDTLLIAASAVIPVFRFSNWKYTNLSTVLIYPDYFDDDLQFDSQIEGRTIGGLVGTGRFENQMILSRKALHLGFSNKTDKGNTAIHEFIHLLDKADGVIDGIPAVLLDKQYIIPYLQLVHKEMEAINNDHSDIRSYGGTSEIEFLAVAGEYFFERPKLFQRKHPELYKMLEACFIK; this is translated from the coding sequence ATGTTATATATAATTGCTATCGCAATACTTCTTTTTGTTTTATACGTTAGTTTAAAGACTAAGAAAAAAACAACCATAAAATCATTAGACAAAGTTGTCGTTCCAGAACATTGGCATCCACTATTAATAGACAATGTTCTTTTTTATAAAAAGTTAAATGTTGATGAGCAGCAATTGTTTCGCTATAAAATGGTTGCTTTTTTAAATGAAACAAATATTGAAGCAGTTCATTTTAATTTAGAAGAGTTAGATACTTTATTGATTGCTGCGAGTGCTGTAATTCCGGTTTTTAGATTTTCAAATTGGAAGTACACCAACTTATCTACCGTATTAATTTATCCAGATTATTTTGATGATGATTTGCAATTTGATTCTCAAATAGAAGGAAGAACTATTGGGGGTTTGGTTGGCACAGGAAGGTTTGAAAATCAGATGATATTATCTAGAAAAGCATTACATCTTGGTTTTAGCAACAAAACCGATAAAGGGAATACTGCAATTCACGAGTTTATTCATCTTTTAGATAAAGCAGACGGCGTTATAGATGGTATTCCTGCTGTCTTATTAGACAAGCAATATATTATTCCTTATTTACAATTAGTGCATAAAGAAATGGAGGCTATTAATAATGATCACTCAGATATTAGAAGTTATGGTGGAACCTCTGAAATTGAATTTCTAGCGGTTGCCGGAGAGTATTTCTTTGAAAGACCAAAACTGTTTCAAAGAAAACATCCTGAATTGTATAAAATGCTAGAAGCTTGTTTTATTAAGTAA
- a CDS encoding SHOCT domain-containing protein, translating to MNAIFTDASFQNMTNVANKYGVSTNAVTDLTYCLMGSNGSMAQFNIAELGGGGQWMQGGMTMVGDMFNNNLKYLVDGLCVDLSNLIHQGAIQYKPLPKTANSQGGFSGNWWGDLGFPNSTGSQNDTSYAIFNNIHRLAIQQNGKVTIFDTLDHNIGGVGQQQGGNYSVSFTSQYGNVNLNSLPIISGENKQQQPEVFHNNDLQNNVVETSVAPIMEAPVQPVNNNNFNNNNNSAFEEDIFGKIEKLAGLKDKGILSVEEFENKKIDLLSRL from the coding sequence ATGAATGCAATATTTACAGATGCTAGTTTTCAGAACATGACAAACGTAGCAAACAAATACGGAGTAAGTACAAATGCTGTTACAGATTTAACGTATTGTCTTATGGGGAGTAATGGTTCTATGGCGCAGTTTAATATTGCCGAATTAGGTGGTGGTGGCCAGTGGATGCAAGGTGGTATGACCATGGTTGGGGATATGTTTAACAATAACCTTAAATATTTGGTAGACGGACTTTGTGTAGATTTATCTAATTTAATTCACCAAGGAGCAATACAATACAAGCCTTTACCGAAAACGGCGAATTCACAAGGAGGTTTTTCTGGAAACTGGTGGGGAGATTTAGGTTTTCCAAATTCTACTGGAAGTCAAAATGATACTAGCTATGCTATTTTTAATAACATACATCGTTTGGCAATTCAGCAAAATGGAAAAGTCACCATTTTTGATACGTTAGATCATAATATTGGTGGAGTAGGGCAACAACAAGGTGGTAATTATTCGGTTTCTTTTACCAGCCAATATGGTAATGTAAATTTAAATTCTTTACCTATTATTTCTGGTGAAAATAAGCAACAACAACCAGAAGTTTTTCATAATAATGACCTACAAAATAATGTTGTAGAAACTTCAGTAGCACCTATTATGGAAGCTCCAGTGCAGCCAGTTAATAATAATAACTTCAACAATAATAACAATAGTGCTTTTGAAGAAGATATTTTTGGTAAAATTGAAAAATTAGCAGGCTTAAAAGACAAAGGGATTCTTTCTGTTGAAGAATTTGAAAATAAAAAAATAGATTTATTAAGCAGATTGTAA
- a CDS encoding AAA family ATPase — protein MKILKIELQNINSLKSDTPIVIDFENEQFKDVGLYAITGSTGAGKTTILDAITIALYHNVPRFSGSKGTLLDVVSHSAHDAFSRVTFENDNNIYEAFWGIRIADKNGKAYKNPKEEVSLKNLTTDAILATQKRNLIIEIVNVTQLDYNQFLRSVMLAQGEFASFLTAKGPEKGKLLEQITGEQIYKKIGQGILDRKSEEEKKLREIEAKINADDVLTEDAKAKLKQHDKILDTDILKTEKEIKSTLVITDWYLQYKELVAASEVLDQNTKTLDTFIEKHKPELDLLALNEKAEPFKEIIQNFNRTEKEINEKVELLKKIEKEIITLKPQIENLEAITKKEALEVEASEKEFSSWLPKFDAVTTLDGEIKSEVATQQKSNEQLAQLKQQMDALKVDQQKLTKELNSIQTTIKVDESFVAENKFLKEVDLEISDWTTGLTTLKGHKEILNASILSVIEKNKAIAKTTESLKINNELLLKKITDVTKIDQEITTISTAIDKNNLSDLLAKKDKFLVSESNWKQFKTLAEQHKKAKETKTTLVENNKSYTLDLEGINKQITSLKKDIEIQEKAVIDASKILDLERSVAKYETDRQYLIAGEPCGLCGSKEHPFTEHITEINISKSELELNNRKDKLQLLNNSKATLDKNEVQLNTSIDSLTKQINTLTSELNAIETNAKQLNISCELSNSTKIDIELNLLITQIKDLNKNLAIAQQLQVDKNKLSKNIEGEKQELQSLKTTIATLQEKNKNAKVDIEQSQKTIDNVSEICKSLETDLKTKLSKYKYELPLPENTNAFINEIEAIITQYYKKQKNLDALRAETKVIDTRLENHKKQLETYSKTETETLKIISDSNLKYAQLKTQRTAILPIDITIESKRNSLQELKNKTVEKTKLSNISLQKLLDSKNRLDTLKVDNIANQKELKNKLDTFKTSLNLQLVGSGFTSKETVESALLATEDKLKFTTNKERIKENQLKIKTLKEANFKAKEALHKTKNFETSEVESKLTLENLKSKKDGFITERGKISEALRKDKEIRDRNKEVYKKIDAQADICKVWKELFKIIGNSKDAFNVYVQRLTLKHLLDLANVHLYQLNKRYSLKMEESYKPKEELNFNLIDHYQTDQARLVDTSSGGEKFIISLALALGLSDLASKNVKIDSLFIDEGFGTLDSNTLETVISTLETLQSQGKMIGIISHVENLKERIPTQIQITKKSNGVSAVKII, from the coding sequence ATGAAAATTTTAAAGATAGAATTACAAAATATAAACTCCTTAAAATCGGATACTCCTATTGTTATCGATTTTGAAAATGAACAATTTAAAGATGTGGGTTTGTATGCAATTACAGGCTCTACAGGTGCTGGTAAAACAACTATTTTAGATGCTATAACTATTGCATTATATCATAATGTTCCTCGTTTTAGCGGCTCAAAGGGTACATTATTAGACGTAGTGAGCCATAGTGCACACGATGCTTTTAGTAGGGTTACCTTTGAAAACGACAATAACATTTACGAGGCATTTTGGGGAATTAGAATTGCTGATAAAAATGGAAAAGCATATAAAAACCCTAAAGAGGAAGTCAGTTTAAAAAACTTAACTACAGATGCCATTTTAGCAACTCAAAAGCGGAATTTAATTATCGAAATTGTTAATGTTACTCAATTAGACTATAATCAGTTTTTAAGGTCTGTAATGTTAGCACAAGGAGAATTTGCTTCGTTTTTAACAGCTAAAGGTCCAGAAAAAGGAAAGTTATTAGAACAAATTACTGGAGAACAGATTTATAAAAAAATCGGTCAAGGAATTTTAGATAGAAAATCTGAGGAGGAAAAAAAATTAAGAGAAATTGAGGCAAAAATTAATGCAGATGATGTTTTAACAGAAGATGCTAAAGCGAAATTAAAGCAACATGATAAAATTTTAGATACCGATATTCTTAAAACTGAAAAGGAAATAAAATCTACGCTAGTTATAACAGATTGGTATCTTCAGTATAAAGAATTAGTTGCAGCTTCTGAAGTATTAGATCAAAACACTAAAACTTTAGACACTTTTATAGAGAAACATAAACCAGAATTAGATTTATTAGCTTTAAACGAAAAAGCAGAACCGTTTAAAGAAATCATCCAGAATTTTAATAGAACCGAAAAAGAAATTAATGAAAAGGTAGAGCTATTAAAAAAGATTGAAAAGGAAATAATTACACTGAAACCTCAGATTGAAAATTTAGAAGCAATTACAAAAAAAGAAGCTCTTGAAGTAGAAGCTTCTGAGAAAGAGTTTTCTTCTTGGTTGCCAAAATTCGATGCTGTTACAACTTTAGATGGAGAGATAAAAAGTGAAGTTGCAACTCAACAGAAATCAAACGAACAGTTAGCACAATTAAAGCAACAGATGGATGCTTTAAAAGTAGATCAGCAAAAACTGACGAAAGAGTTAAACTCTATACAAACAACTATAAAAGTTGATGAATCTTTTGTTGCTGAAAATAAATTTTTAAAAGAAGTTGATTTAGAAATCTCAGACTGGACAACTGGTTTAACAACCTTAAAAGGACATAAAGAAATACTAAACGCAAGTATTTTGTCTGTAATTGAAAAGAATAAAGCAATTGCTAAAACTACAGAAAGTTTAAAAATAAATAATGAACTGCTCTTAAAAAAAATTACTGATGTTACCAAAATAGATCAAGAAATAACCACTATAAGTACTGCAATAGATAAAAATAATTTATCTGATTTATTAGCAAAAAAAGACAAATTTCTTGTTTCTGAATCTAATTGGAAACAGTTTAAAACACTTGCAGAACAACATAAAAAGGCTAAAGAAACCAAAACTACTTTAGTAGAAAACAATAAATCTTACACCTTAGATTTAGAAGGAATTAATAAACAAATAACAAGCTTAAAAAAGGATATTGAAATTCAAGAAAAAGCGGTTATAGATGCTTCCAAAATTTTAGATTTAGAAAGAAGTGTTGCTAAATATGAAACTGATCGTCAATATTTAATTGCTGGAGAGCCTTGTGGATTATGTGGTTCTAAAGAGCATCCGTTTACGGAACATATAACGGAAATTAATATCTCTAAATCTGAATTAGAACTTAACAATAGAAAAGATAAACTACAACTACTCAACAACTCTAAAGCTACTTTAGATAAAAATGAAGTCCAATTAAACACAAGTATTGATAGTTTAACAAAGCAAATTAACACACTTACCTCTGAGTTAAATGCTATTGAAACAAATGCAAAACAATTAAATATTTCTTGTGAATTAAGCAATAGTACTAAAATTGATATCGAGTTAAATTTACTTATAACACAAATAAAAGACTTAAATAAAAATTTAGCCATAGCACAACAATTACAAGTTGATAAAAATAAATTATCAAAAAATATTGAAGGCGAGAAACAAGAGCTTCAATCACTAAAAACAACAATTGCAACGCTTCAGGAAAAAAATAAAAATGCAAAAGTTGATATTGAACAGAGTCAAAAAACGATAGATAATGTATCTGAAATTTGTAAAAGTTTAGAAACAGATTTAAAAACTAAACTTTCTAAGTATAAATATGAGCTGCCACTACCAGAAAATACAAACGCATTTATAAATGAGATTGAAGCCATAATTACTCAGTATTATAAAAAACAAAAGAATTTAGATGCTTTAAGAGCAGAAACAAAAGTAATTGACACAAGGTTAGAAAATCATAAAAAACAATTAGAAACCTATTCTAAGACAGAAACTGAAACTCTAAAAATCATTAGTGATTCAAACCTAAAATATGCGCAATTAAAAACTCAACGAACTGCTATTTTACCTATTGATATTACCATAGAAAGCAAAAGAAATAGTTTACAAGAGTTAAAAAACAAAACAGTTGAAAAAACAAAGTTGAGCAACATTAGTTTGCAAAAATTACTAGACTCTAAAAATAGATTAGATACTTTAAAAGTTGATAATATTGCCAATCAAAAAGAGCTAAAAAACAAATTAGATACATTTAAAACTTCACTTAATTTACAATTAGTTGGTAGTGGTTTTACATCAAAAGAAACTGTTGAAAGTGCTTTATTAGCTACAGAAGACAAGTTGAAATTTACAACGAATAAAGAACGAATTAAAGAAAATCAGCTTAAGATAAAAACACTAAAAGAAGCAAATTTTAAAGCAAAAGAAGCTTTACATAAAACTAAGAATTTTGAAACTTCTGAAGTAGAAAGCAAACTTACTTTAGAAAATTTAAAATCAAAAAAAGATGGTTTTATTACTGAAAGAGGCAAAATATCTGAAGCTCTTAGAAAAGATAAAGAAATTAGAGATCGAAATAAAGAAGTCTATAAAAAGATTGATGCACAGGCAGATATTTGTAAAGTTTGGAAAGAGCTCTTTAAAATTATTGGAAATTCTAAAGATGCTTTTAACGTGTATGTACAACGATTAACGTTAAAACATTTGTTAGATCTTGCTAATGTGCATTTGTATCAATTAAATAAGCGGTATTCTTTAAAAATGGAAGAATCATACAAGCCAAAAGAAGAGCTTAATTTTAATTTGATAGACCATTATCAAACAGATCAAGCAAGATTGGTCGATACTTCTAGTGGAGGTGAAAAATTTATCATTAGTTTGGCATTGGCCCTAGGATTGTCTGATTTAGCCAGTAAAAATGTAAAAATAGATTCTCTTTTTATTGATGAAGGTTTTGGTACTTTAGATAGTAATACCTTAGAAACCGTAATTTCTACCTTAGAAACCTTACAATCTCAGGGTAAAATGATCGGAATTATATCTCACGTAGAAAACTTAAAAGAGCGCATACCTACTCAAATTCAGATTACAAAGAAAAGTAATGGTGTTAGTGCTGTTAAAATCATATAG
- a CDS encoding exonuclease SbcCD subunit D C-terminal domain-containing protein, whose amino-acid sequence MKILHTADWHLGHRLHEQSQLEEQSLFLSWIETYIIDQKIDILLISGDIFDTGSPSNQSLEMYYSFLVKLNGTTCKSIIITGGNHDSPGTLNAPKHILDALSIKVVGKATENIEDEVFEIEINNEKVIIAAVPYLRDGDIRRAVAGETFDELTDKYKTALINHYATAADQCKLINTGNVPVIAMGHLFATGGTISDSEQNIYVGTLGHIGAEDFPTYFDYVALGHLHRVQIIGGNDKIRYSGSPNILSFSEINYDKKIIILSVENNKICDIKDEVIPKFRTFYKLTGTLQECMNAFTTITSNTYNLTPWVEIELKEDNTVNTDDLKKEAEKYPFEILKIGLKNQRKVKGIEELLENTKSIKELLPTEVFKLKCKEMEYDLEKSPEVWDAFNEVLQSVKNQ is encoded by the coding sequence ATGAAAATACTGCACACTGCCGATTGGCATTTAGGACATAGATTACACGAACAATCTCAACTAGAAGAACAATCTTTATTTTTAAGCTGGATTGAAACCTACATTATTGACCAAAAGATTGATATCCTTTTAATTTCTGGTGATATTTTTGACACCGGTTCTCCGTCTAATCAAAGTTTAGAAATGTATTACAGTTTTTTAGTAAAACTAAACGGAACCACTTGTAAATCTATTATTATAACTGGCGGAAATCATGATTCTCCTGGAACTTTAAATGCGCCAAAACATATTTTAGATGCTTTGTCTATAAAAGTAGTTGGTAAAGCAACCGAAAATATAGAAGATGAGGTTTTTGAAATTGAAATAAACAATGAGAAAGTAATTATTGCGGCCGTTCCTTATTTGCGAGATGGAGATATTAGACGTGCGGTTGCAGGTGAAACTTTTGATGAATTAACAGATAAATACAAAACGGCATTAATTAACCATTATGCAACTGCCGCAGACCAATGTAAGCTTATAAACACAGGCAATGTACCTGTTATTGCTATGGGGCATTTATTTGCAACTGGAGGAACTATTTCTGATAGTGAGCAAAATATCTATGTGGGAACTTTAGGACATATTGGCGCCGAAGATTTCCCTACCTATTTCGATTATGTGGCATTAGGACATCTGCACAGAGTTCAAATTATTGGAGGAAATGACAAAATTCGTTATTCTGGATCACCAAATATTTTAAGTTTTAGTGAAATTAATTACGATAAAAAAATAATTATTTTATCCGTAGAAAACAATAAAATTTGTGATATCAAAGATGAGGTAATTCCTAAATTTAGAACATTTTACAAGCTTACAGGAACATTGCAAGAATGTATGAATGCTTTTACTACAATTACTTCTAATACCTACAATTTAACGCCTTGGGTAGAAATTGAGCTAAAGGAAGATAACACTGTAAATACAGACGATTTAAAAAAGGAAGCAGAAAAATACCCTTTTGAAATCTTAAAAATTGGGTTAAAAAACCAGCGAAAAGTTAAAGGAATAGAAGAGTTATTAGAAAACACAAAATCAATCAAAGAATTATTGCCTACGGAGGTTTTTAAACTAAAGTGTAAAGAAATGGAATACGATTTAGAAAAAAGCCCCGAAGTTTGGGATGCTTTTAATGAAGTTTTACAATCCGTTAAAAACCAATAA
- a CDS encoding UPF0158 family protein: MDNKKQQIIKEIAQEIDCGSDCYYNLKTNEIIAIPDSSQVFDEDEFKEAFSESLEKVRVQKTDFIKIKPLESFESFKIMESFVAALTDLNFKEELQTVLQRGKPFQNFKHQIDHSIFRQDWFDFKQQELEKIVAKRLY; this comes from the coding sequence ATGGATAATAAAAAACAACAAATAATTAAAGAAATTGCACAAGAAATAGATTGTGGCAGTGATTGCTATTATAATTTGAAAACAAATGAAATTATAGCAATTCCAGATTCTTCACAAGTATTTGATGAAGATGAATTTAAAGAGGCTTTTAGCGAATCTCTAGAAAAGGTACGTGTGCAAAAAACAGACTTCATAAAAATTAAACCCTTAGAAAGTTTCGAATCCTTTAAAATAATGGAAAGCTTTGTAGCAGCGTTAACCGACCTAAATTTTAAAGAGGAATTGCAAACTGTTTTACAGAGAGGAAAACCGTTTCAGAATTTTAAACATCAAATAGACCATTCTATTTTTAGGCAAGATTGGTTTGATTTTAAACAGCAAGAACTAGAGAAAATAGTAGCTAAAAGGTTATATTAA